One Curtobacterium herbarum genomic window carries:
- a CDS encoding MFS transporter: MTAEQTAPAPTGAAPKTSGATASGATAPRKDHRWITLAVIALAQLMVVLDATIVNIALPSAQQDLGFGTDQRQWVVTAYSLAFGSLLLLGGRLGDLFGRKNTFIIGLVGFALASVLGGLADSFGLLVAARALQGAFGALLAPSALGMLTTTFRDPKERGRAFGIFGSIAGSGAAIGLLLGGVLTEYTSWRWCLYVNVVFAVLGVIGALVFMVKPPKADRPRIDVLGVVTITLGLVGVVYGFSNAETNGWDDPVTIAMLAVGVVLIAAFVFIETRVAHPLLPLRVVLDRDRGGSFVAIGLVAIGMFGIFLFLTYYLEQTLGFSALQTGLAFLPMPLSIMISATQIGGRLLPRVGPKVLIFAGGLVAATGLLLLLRTDLDSSYAGTVLPALVVIGLGMGTIFSSAMNTATTGVARADAGVASATVNTMQQIGGSIGTALLSTIFADVVKNSLSGLSAAPTKLQQAQATLDGYHAAFGISAGVLVLVAIASGLLINRQSVRLARLARAGSDTTGSVPVAAH; this comes from the coding sequence GTGACGGCAGAACAGACAGCGCCCGCTCCCACCGGTGCGGCGCCCAAGACATCCGGTGCCACCGCATCCGGTGCCACCGCACCCCGCAAGGACCACCGCTGGATCACCCTGGCGGTCATCGCCCTCGCGCAGCTCATGGTCGTGCTCGACGCGACGATCGTGAACATCGCGCTCCCCTCGGCGCAGCAGGACCTCGGCTTCGGCACGGACCAGCGACAGTGGGTCGTCACCGCGTACTCCCTGGCGTTCGGCTCGCTGCTGCTGCTCGGTGGTCGCCTCGGTGACCTCTTCGGTCGGAAGAACACCTTCATCATCGGGCTCGTCGGGTTCGCCCTCGCCTCGGTGCTCGGTGGCCTCGCCGACTCGTTCGGGCTGCTCGTCGCCGCCCGCGCCCTGCAGGGAGCCTTCGGTGCACTGCTCGCGCCGTCCGCACTCGGCATGCTCACGACGACCTTCCGCGACCCGAAGGAACGCGGTCGTGCGTTCGGCATCTTCGGTTCGATCGCCGGGTCCGGTGCGGCCATCGGTCTGCTGCTCGGTGGGGTCCTGACCGAGTACACCTCGTGGCGCTGGTGCCTCTACGTCAACGTCGTCTTCGCCGTGCTCGGTGTGATCGGGGCACTCGTCTTCATGGTGAAGCCCCCGAAGGCCGACCGGCCGCGCATCGACGTCCTCGGTGTCGTCACGATCACCCTCGGGTTGGTCGGCGTCGTCTACGGCTTCTCGAACGCCGAGACCAACGGCTGGGACGACCCCGTGACGATCGCGATGCTCGCCGTCGGTGTCGTGCTGATCGCGGCCTTCGTGTTCATCGAGACCCGCGTCGCGCACCCGCTGCTGCCCCTGCGCGTCGTGCTCGACCGTGACCGCGGTGGCTCGTTCGTCGCGATCGGCCTCGTGGCGATCGGCATGTTCGGGATCTTCCTGTTCCTGACCTACTACCTCGAGCAGACCCTCGGCTTCTCGGCACTGCAGACCGGCCTGGCGTTCCTGCCGATGCCGCTGTCGATCATGATCTCCGCGACGCAGATCGGCGGCCGCCTGCTGCCCCGCGTCGGCCCGAAGGTCCTGATCTTCGCCGGTGGCCTCGTCGCCGCGACCGGGCTCCTGCTGCTGCTCCGCACCGACCTGGACAGCTCCTACGCGGGCACCGTCCTGCCGGCGCTGGTCGTCATCGGGCTCGGCATGGGCACGATCTTCTCGTCCGCGATGAACACCGCGACCACCGGTGTGGCCCGCGCCGACGCCGGTGTCGCCTCGGCAACGGTGAACACCATGCAGCAGATCGGTGGCTCGATCGGCACGGCACTGCTGTCGACGATCTTCGCCGACGTCGTGAAGAACAGCCTCTCCGGGCTGTCCGCCGCACCGACGAAGCTGCAGCAGGCCCAGGCCACGCTCGACGGCTACCACGCGGCCTTCGGCATCTCGGCCGGTGTGCTCGTGCTCGTCGCGATCGCCAGCGGGTTGCTCATCAACCGCCAGTCGGTCCGTCTGGCCCGCCTGGCGCGTGCCGGCTCGGACACGACCGGCAGCGTCCCGGTCGCCGCGCACTGA
- a CDS encoding TetR/AcrR family transcriptional regulator: MSTTDQHAELERPLRADAARNRELILQTARKCFAERGLSVTLNDIAHEAGVGVGTVYRRFADKDSLIEALLATKFEAMNAAAERAATEIDPRESLRLYLMGVFEFRARDRALADAIVRAGKARPSIVHERDRLERQVAAIIGRARDAGVVREGFDYRDLPMLTTMIGSVADATRAHDPDAWRRYAKVVIDGVLPPVEPDGMLGEPLDRETIERALHAQP, from the coding sequence GTGAGCACCACCGATCAGCACGCCGAACTCGAGCGGCCCCTCCGAGCCGACGCGGCACGCAACCGCGAGCTGATCCTGCAGACCGCACGCAAGTGCTTCGCCGAGCGCGGGCTGTCGGTGACCCTGAACGACATCGCGCACGAAGCCGGCGTCGGCGTCGGCACCGTCTACCGTCGGTTCGCCGACAAGGACTCCCTGATCGAGGCGCTGCTCGCGACGAAGTTCGAGGCGATGAACGCCGCGGCCGAACGTGCCGCCACCGAGATCGACCCGCGCGAGTCGCTCCGGCTGTACCTGATGGGCGTGTTCGAGTTCCGTGCGCGGGACCGCGCCCTCGCCGACGCGATCGTCCGTGCCGGCAAGGCCAGGCCCTCGATCGTGCACGAACGCGACCGCCTCGAACGCCAGGTCGCCGCGATCATCGGTCGCGCGCGGGACGCCGGCGTCGTCCGAGAGGGCTTCGACTACCGCGACCTGCCGATGCTCACCACGATGATCGGCTCCGTCGCGGACGCCACCCGTGCGCACGACCCGGACGCCTGGCGCCGGTACGCCAAGGTCGTCATCGACGGCGTCCTGCCGCCGGTCGAACCGGACGGCATGCTCGGCGAACCGCTCGACCGCGAGACCATCGAGCGCGCCCTGCACGCCCAGCCCTGA
- a CDS encoding dolichyl-phosphate-mannose--protein mannosyltransferase: protein MTTDLADLQKTVPDVPRGSRLDDWWGRVLSVGWRVAAWRWGGPIAVTVLAALLRLVDLGRPHTLVFDETYYVKDSWSLVHLGYEGTWPANPTGDGATTTDQRFADGQTDLYSRAAEFIAHPPLGKYLIGLGMLLFGPDNAFGWRFTVAVLGIATVFLTAVIARSLFRSTFIGTLAGGFLAVDGQAIVMSRVSLLDGIVTFFVVLGFGALVLDRRWSARQLDRWVDRRAAAGRPTLWGPVLWWRPWLVAMGFALGLATATKWTGLYFLAFFAVYSVVSDMLLRRRAGVAFWSSSAALQQAPVTFMLTVPIAAVTYVASWAGWFLTRGGWDRNWLGTGGERWTGVLAWVPDSLQNWWHYQSEIYAFNIGLHTPHSYQANPLLWLLMQRPTSMYYVGVDAGQDGCAADRCGAAITGIANPFVWYAAVIAAVVLLVLLVTRRRWEYGIVLMGIGAGYLPWLMYLDRTVFQFYTIAFEPFLVMALAAVIAHLLGSREDPRPRRTRALVWLGVYLVVVVLASAYWYPLWSAIQAPWDFIRSHYWLPSWL, encoded by the coding sequence ATGACCACGGACCTGGCCGACCTGCAGAAGACCGTGCCGGACGTCCCGCGCGGCTCGCGGCTCGACGACTGGTGGGGCCGCGTGCTGTCCGTCGGCTGGCGGGTCGCCGCCTGGCGCTGGGGCGGTCCGATCGCGGTCACCGTGCTGGCGGCCCTGCTCCGACTGGTCGACCTGGGCCGGCCGCACACGCTCGTGTTCGACGAGACGTACTACGTCAAGGACAGCTGGTCCCTGGTGCACCTCGGGTACGAGGGCACGTGGCCGGCGAACCCGACCGGTGACGGCGCGACGACGACCGACCAACGGTTCGCCGACGGGCAGACGGACCTCTACTCGCGCGCCGCGGAGTTCATCGCGCACCCGCCGCTCGGCAAGTACCTCATCGGCCTCGGCATGCTGCTCTTCGGGCCGGACAACGCCTTCGGCTGGCGGTTCACGGTCGCGGTCCTCGGCATCGCCACCGTCTTCCTCACCGCGGTGATCGCCCGCTCCCTGTTCCGGTCGACGTTCATCGGCACGCTGGCCGGCGGCTTCCTGGCGGTGGACGGGCAGGCGATCGTGATGTCGCGGGTGTCGCTCCTCGACGGCATCGTCACGTTCTTCGTCGTGCTCGGGTTCGGCGCGCTCGTGCTCGACCGGCGGTGGTCCGCCCGGCAGCTCGACCGGTGGGTCGACCGGAGGGCCGCGGCCGGTCGCCCGACGCTCTGGGGGCCGGTGCTGTGGTGGCGGCCCTGGCTCGTCGCGATGGGCTTCGCGCTCGGGCTCGCGACGGCGACGAAGTGGACCGGGCTGTACTTCCTGGCGTTCTTCGCCGTGTACTCGGTGGTCAGCGACATGCTGCTCCGCCGTCGGGCCGGTGTTGCGTTCTGGTCGTCGAGTGCCGCGCTGCAGCAGGCCCCGGTGACGTTCATGCTCACCGTGCCGATCGCGGCCGTCACCTACGTGGCGTCCTGGGCCGGCTGGTTCCTGACCCGCGGCGGCTGGGACCGGAACTGGCTCGGGACCGGCGGGGAGCGCTGGACCGGGGTGCTCGCCTGGGTGCCCGACAGCCTGCAGAACTGGTGGCACTACCAGAGCGAGATCTACGCGTTCAACATCGGCCTGCACACGCCGCACTCGTACCAGGCGAACCCGCTGCTCTGGCTCCTCATGCAGCGGCCGACGTCGATGTACTACGTCGGCGTGGACGCGGGCCAGGACGGCTGCGCGGCCGATCGCTGCGGGGCCGCCATCACGGGCATCGCGAACCCGTTCGTCTGGTACGCCGCGGTGATCGCAGCCGTGGTGCTGCTCGTGCTGCTCGTCACCCGGCGGCGGTGGGAGTACGGCATCGTCCTGATGGGCATCGGCGCCGGGTACCTGCCGTGGCTGATGTACCTGGACCGGACGGTCTTCCAGTTCTACACGATCGCCTTCGAGCCCTTCCTCGTGATGGCGTTGGCCGCGGTGATCGCACACCTGCTCGGCTCACGCGAGGATCCGCGACCACGACGGACACGGGCGCTGGTCTGGCTCGGGGTCTACCTGGTCGTGGTGGTCCTGGCGTCGGCGTACTGGTACCCGCTGTGGTCGGCGATCCAGGCTCCGTGGGACTTCATCCGGTCCCACTACTGGCTGCCGAGCTGGCTCTAG
- the rsmI gene encoding 16S rRNA (cytidine(1402)-2'-O)-methyltransferase has translation MIVLAATPIGNLGDASRRLVETLSNASVVAAEDTRTAIHLMRALGIENRPRLIALHEHNERERAAEVVELAREDDVVVLTDAGMPAISDPGFPLVEAAAAAGVTVTAIPGPSAVLTALALSGLPTDRFTFEGFPTRKGGERRRVFAALAGEQRTMVFFESPHRIADTLGDMAAGFGADRRAAVCRELTKMHEEIRRGTLAELTEWAADGVRGEICVVVAGSTGSGEDATIEDGVRLVLERVAAGARMKEAAAAVADATGLSKRDLYEGALAAR, from the coding sequence GTGATCGTCCTCGCAGCAACCCCCATCGGCAACCTCGGTGATGCCTCCCGTCGACTCGTGGAGACGCTGTCGAACGCCTCCGTCGTGGCCGCCGAGGACACCCGGACCGCGATCCACCTGATGCGCGCACTCGGCATCGAGAACCGGCCGCGGCTCATCGCGCTGCACGAGCACAACGAGCGGGAGCGTGCGGCCGAGGTCGTCGAACTCGCCCGGGAGGACGACGTCGTCGTGCTCACCGACGCGGGCATGCCCGCCATCAGCGACCCCGGCTTCCCCCTGGTCGAGGCCGCCGCCGCCGCGGGCGTCACCGTCACCGCGATCCCCGGCCCGAGTGCCGTCCTCACCGCCCTCGCGCTCTCCGGACTGCCGACGGACCGGTTCACGTTCGAGGGCTTCCCGACCCGCAAGGGCGGCGAGCGTCGCCGCGTCTTCGCCGCGCTGGCGGGGGAGCAGCGGACCATGGTCTTCTTCGAGTCGCCGCACCGGATCGCCGACACGCTCGGCGACATGGCCGCAGGCTTCGGCGCCGACCGGCGCGCCGCGGTCTGCCGGGAGCTCACGAAGATGCACGAGGAGATCCGACGCGGGACCCTCGCCGAGCTGACCGAGTGGGCGGCCGACGGTGTCCGCGGCGAGATCTGCGTCGTCGTCGCCGGTTCGACCGGGTCGGGTGAGGACGCCACGATCGAGGACGGCGTCCGCCTGGTCCTCGAGCGCGTGGCCGCCGGCGCACGCATGAAGGAGGCCGCCGCGGCGGTCGCCGACGCGACCGGACTGTCCAAGCGCGACCTCTACGAGGGTGCACTCGCCGCACGCTGA
- the metG gene encoding methionine--tRNA ligase translates to MADGSSFSITTPIFYVNDVPHIGHAYTEVAADVLARWHRQRGDDTWLLTGTDEHGQKILRTASANDVTPKEWADRLVTDAWKPLLDTVDVANDDFIRTTDERHERGVTAFLQKLYDDGYIYAGEFEGFYCVGCEEYKQPSDLVPGTGPYEGQQVCAIHSIPVEVLAERNYFFRMSDFEQRLLDLYESNPQFIQPESVRNEIVSFVKQGLRDLSISRSSFDWGIQIPWDSDHVLYVWFDALLNYITALGYGTEDDEAFQRLWPSVHIVGKDIARFHAVIWPAMLMAAGLPVPERVFGHGWLLVGGEKMSKSKLTGIAPSEITDTFGSDAFRYYFLRAITFGQDGNFSWEDISARYQAELANGFGNLASRIVAMLNRYFDGAVPERDELTESDAAVDALAQAVTERADASIAAFAPHDAITTVWELVDALNGYITEQEPWALAKDDAQRERLATVLVTALRGLGTVAVLVSPVMPKATEKLWASIGAGGTIAEQRIDRAWEWQGSETVTPLAAGLFPRIEQPEQGAA, encoded by the coding sequence ATGGCCGACGGCAGCTCGTTCTCGATCACCACGCCGATCTTCTACGTCAACGACGTGCCCCACATCGGGCACGCGTACACGGAGGTCGCCGCGGACGTCCTCGCGCGCTGGCACCGCCAGCGCGGCGACGACACCTGGCTGCTCACGGGCACCGACGAGCACGGGCAGAAGATCCTGCGGACCGCCTCGGCGAACGACGTGACCCCGAAGGAGTGGGCGGACCGTCTGGTCACCGACGCGTGGAAGCCGCTGCTCGACACCGTCGACGTCGCGAACGACGACTTCATCCGGACGACCGACGAACGCCACGAGCGCGGTGTGACGGCGTTCCTGCAGAAGCTGTACGACGACGGCTACATCTACGCCGGCGAGTTCGAGGGCTTCTACTGCGTGGGCTGCGAGGAGTACAAGCAGCCGAGCGACCTGGTCCCCGGCACCGGGCCGTACGAGGGGCAGCAGGTCTGTGCGATCCACTCCATCCCGGTGGAGGTCCTGGCCGAGCGCAACTACTTCTTCCGGATGTCCGACTTCGAGCAGCGCCTGCTCGACCTGTACGAGTCGAACCCGCAGTTCATCCAGCCGGAGAGCGTCCGCAACGAGATCGTCTCCTTCGTCAAGCAGGGGCTGCGCGACCTGTCGATCTCGCGGTCGAGCTTCGACTGGGGCATCCAGATCCCGTGGGACTCCGACCACGTGCTCTACGTCTGGTTCGACGCGCTGCTGAACTACATCACCGCCCTCGGCTACGGCACCGAGGACGACGAAGCGTTCCAGCGCCTCTGGCCGAGCGTGCACATCGTGGGCAAGGACATCGCCCGCTTCCACGCCGTGATCTGGCCGGCGATGCTCATGGCCGCCGGGCTCCCGGTGCCGGAGCGCGTGTTCGGCCACGGCTGGCTGCTCGTCGGCGGCGAGAAGATGTCGAAGTCCAAGCTGACCGGCATCGCCCCGAGCGAGATCACCGACACGTTCGGCTCCGACGCCTTCCGCTACTACTTCCTCCGCGCGATCACCTTCGGGCAGGACGGCAACTTCAGCTGGGAAGACATCTCGGCGCGGTACCAGGCCGAGCTGGCGAACGGCTTCGGCAACCTGGCCTCCCGCATCGTCGCCATGCTGAACCGGTACTTCGACGGTGCCGTCCCGGAACGCGACGAGCTGACCGAGTCCGACGCGGCCGTCGATGCCCTCGCGCAGGCCGTCACCGAGCGGGCCGACGCGTCGATCGCCGCCTTCGCCCCGCACGACGCGATCACCACGGTCTGGGAACTCGTCGACGCCCTGAACGGCTACATCACCGAGCAGGAGCCCTGGGCCCTGGCGAAGGACGACGCCCAGCGCGAGCGCCTCGCGACCGTGCTCGTCACGGCACTCCGGGGCCTCGGCACGGTGGCCGTGCTCGTGTCCCCGGTGATGCCGAAGGCGACCGAGAAGCTCTGGGCCTCGATCGGTGCCGGTGGGACCATCGCCGAGCAGCGCATCGACCGCGCCTGGGAGTGGCAGGGCTCCGAGACGGTGACACCCCTCGCGGCCGGGCTCTTCCCGCGCATCGAGCAGCCGGAGCAGGGCGCCGCGTGA
- a CDS encoding TatD family hydrolase — MTDAHVRARGGDGGGQKRDLTYPPLPQALTVPVYDNHTHMEIADGVGDGGDGPLDYREHLDRASSVGVRGVVQVGTDLATSQWSASIAAREPRVLAAVALHPNEAPVLDEQGLLDEHLAGIAELAALPRVRAIGETGLDFFRTGDDGRAAQIRSFEEHIRIAKDHDLALTIHDRDAHDAVVEVLERVGAPERTVFHCFSGGPELARLCAERGWYMSFAGTVTFKNAQNLRDALHVAPRHLIMIETDAPFLTPTPFRGRPNAPYLIPHTLRSMAETLGTDASMLAAQITSNTELVYGAWDAEPVTVVQ, encoded by the coding sequence GTGACCGACGCGCACGTCCGCGCACGCGGTGGCGACGGCGGTGGACAGAAGCGGGACCTGACGTACCCGCCGCTGCCGCAGGCCCTCACCGTCCCGGTGTACGACAACCACACGCACATGGAGATCGCCGACGGGGTCGGGGACGGCGGCGACGGTCCCCTCGACTACCGGGAGCACCTCGACCGTGCCTCGAGCGTCGGCGTCCGCGGTGTCGTGCAGGTCGGCACGGACCTGGCCACCTCGCAGTGGTCGGCGTCGATCGCAGCACGGGAGCCCCGGGTCCTCGCCGCGGTGGCCCTGCACCCGAACGAAGCCCCGGTCCTCGACGAACAGGGCTTGCTCGACGAGCACCTCGCCGGCATCGCGGAGCTCGCGGCCCTGCCCCGGGTCCGGGCGATCGGGGAGACCGGGCTCGACTTCTTCCGAACGGGTGACGACGGCCGGGCGGCGCAGATCCGCTCCTTCGAGGAGCACATCCGCATCGCGAAGGACCACGACCTGGCGCTGACGATCCACGACCGGGACGCCCACGACGCCGTGGTCGAGGTGCTCGAGCGTGTCGGGGCCCCGGAGCGCACGGTCTTCCACTGCTTCTCGGGCGGCCCCGAGCTCGCACGCCTGTGTGCCGAGCGCGGCTGGTACATGTCGTTCGCCGGCACCGTGACGTTCAAGAACGCGCAGAACCTGCGTGACGCCCTGCACGTCGCACCGCGCCACCTGATCATGATCGAGACGGACGCGCCGTTCCTCACCCCGACGCCGTTCCGCGGTCGGCCGAACGCGCCGTACCTGATCCCGCACACGCTCCGGTCGATGGCCGAGACGCTGGGGACCGACGCCTCGATGCTCGCGGCGCAGATCACCTCGAACACCGAACTCGTCTACGGCGCGTGGGACGCCGAGCCCGTCACGGTGGTGCAGTAG
- the rsmA gene encoding 16S rRNA (adenine(1518)-N(6)/adenine(1519)-N(6))-dimethyltransferase RsmA, with product MGALLGPAEIRELAATFDVTPTKKLGQNFVHDANTVRRIVSIAGVTPESAVLEVGPGLGSLTLGLTETGAAVTAVEIDARLAAHLPTTVSAMQPDARLTVVHQDAMQVSSEDLPVAPTHLVANLPYNVSVPVLLHLLATFPSLVRSLVMVQAEVGYRLAADPGSKVYGSPSVKAAWYGSWRIAGQVSRQVFWPVPNVDSVLVGFDRHEPPGDEQLRSRVFTLVDAAFQQRRKMLRQALSGVLGGSARASEVLEAAGIAPTARGEELGVDDFVRLGRTVLAAAGTSD from the coding sequence GTGGGTGCGCTCCTCGGCCCGGCGGAGATCCGGGAACTCGCGGCGACGTTCGACGTCACCCCCACGAAGAAGCTCGGCCAGAACTTCGTGCACGACGCCAACACCGTCCGGCGCATCGTGTCGATCGCCGGCGTCACGCCCGAGTCGGCGGTGCTCGAGGTCGGACCCGGCCTCGGGTCGCTGACGCTCGGGCTCACCGAGACCGGCGCTGCCGTCACCGCCGTCGAGATCGACGCCCGGCTCGCCGCGCACCTGCCGACGACCGTCTCCGCGATGCAGCCCGACGCCCGCCTGACCGTCGTCCACCAGGACGCCATGCAGGTCTCGTCCGAGGACCTGCCCGTCGCGCCGACGCACCTCGTGGCGAACCTGCCGTACAACGTGTCCGTGCCGGTGCTCCTGCACCTGCTCGCGACCTTCCCGTCCCTGGTCCGCTCGCTCGTCATGGTGCAGGCCGAGGTCGGGTACCGCCTGGCCGCCGACCCCGGCAGCAAGGTCTACGGCTCCCCGAGCGTCAAGGCCGCCTGGTACGGGTCGTGGCGGATCGCCGGGCAGGTCAGCCGGCAGGTGTTCTGGCCGGTGCCGAACGTCGACAGCGTCCTGGTCGGGTTCGACCGGCACGAGCCGCCGGGCGACGAACAGCTGCGCTCGCGGGTGTTCACCCTGGTCGACGCAGCGTTCCAGCAGCGGCGGAAGATGCTCCGCCAGGCGCTCTCCGGTGTCCTGGGTGGCAGTGCTCGTGCGTCCGAGGTCCTCGAAGCCGCCGGCATCGCGCCGACCGCCCGCGGCGAGGAGCTCGGCGTCGACGACTTCGTGCGGCTCGGCCGGACCGTCCTCGCGGCCGCCGGCACGAGCGACTGA
- a CDS encoding SDR family oxidoreductase, whose translation MDITNSTVFIPGATSGIGLALALRLQQAGSTVVVGGRRQALLDSIAAEHGLDTVQVDVADADSIRQAAETVLAAHPALDTLVTMSGIMRNEDLRDPAHITDAVEIVETNLVGTIRLIDAFLPHLLGRPSATVMTVSSGLAFVPLTATPTYSATKAGVHAYTQALRQQLVGSSVEVLELAPPAVATDLMGGQDFGGMPLDAFIDEVVGLVESGAAPEILVQNVQPLRWAERNGNHQQILEMMAGREH comes from the coding sequence ATGGACATCACGAACAGCACCGTCTTCATCCCCGGCGCGACCTCGGGCATCGGCCTGGCACTCGCGCTCCGCCTGCAGCAGGCCGGCAGCACCGTCGTCGTCGGCGGCCGTCGTCAGGCGCTCCTCGACTCGATCGCCGCCGAGCACGGCCTGGACACCGTGCAGGTCGACGTCGCCGACGCGGACTCGATCCGGCAGGCGGCCGAGACCGTCCTCGCCGCCCACCCCGCGCTCGACACCCTGGTGACGATGTCGGGCATCATGCGCAACGAGGACCTCCGCGACCCGGCGCACATCACGGATGCCGTCGAGATCGTCGAGACGAACCTGGTCGGTACGATCCGGCTCATCGACGCGTTCCTGCCGCACCTGCTCGGTCGCCCGAGCGCGACGGTCATGACGGTGTCGTCGGGTCTGGCGTTCGTGCCGCTGACCGCCACCCCGACCTACAGCGCGACCAAGGCCGGCGTGCACGCGTACACGCAGGCGCTCCGGCAGCAGCTCGTCGGCTCGTCGGTCGAGGTGCTCGAGCTCGCGCCGCCCGCCGTCGCCACCGACCTGATGGGCGGCCAGGACTTCGGCGGGATGCCGCTCGACGCGTTCATCGACGAGGTCGTCGGCCTGGTCGAGTCCGGTGCGGCTCCGGAGATCCTGGTGCAGAACGTCCAGCCGCTGCGCTGGGCCGAGCGCAACGGGAACCACCAGCAGATCCTCGAGATGATGGCGGGACGCGAGCACTGA